A genomic region of Bradyrhizobium sp. ORS 278 contains the following coding sequences:
- a CDS encoding cupin domain-containing protein has protein sequence MLLMTTALLAGLAATGSAAHAGECPADKIKAGVREKVDVKAVGVTDVTLGAIDLEKQPANIKDRELRFRKLTIAPGGIVPWHSHDDRPALIFVQQGEIYEYASNCAEPILHKAGDIRPEVFGTSHWWKNDGKETVILYVGDVRKDPNDHNM, from the coding sequence ATGCTCCTGATGACGACGGCGCTGCTCGCCGGATTGGCCGCGACCGGATCCGCGGCCCACGCTGGCGAATGCCCGGCCGACAAGATCAAGGCCGGCGTGCGCGAGAAAGTCGACGTGAAGGCCGTCGGCGTCACCGACGTGACGCTCGGCGCAATCGACCTGGAGAAGCAGCCGGCGAACATCAAGGACCGCGAGCTGCGCTTCCGCAAGCTGACGATCGCGCCCGGCGGCATCGTGCCGTGGCACAGCCACGATGATCGGCCGGCGCTGATCTTCGTGCAGCAGGGCGAGATCTACGAATATGCCAGCAACTGCGCCGAGCCAATCCTGCACAAGGCCGGCGATATCAGGCCGGAGGTGTTCGGCACCTCGCATTGGTGGAAGAACGACGGCAAGGAGACGGTCATCCTCTATGTCGGCGACGTCCGCAAGGATCCGAACGACCACAACATGTAA
- a CDS encoding peroxiredoxin-like family protein codes for MTALSPDDAERLRQAFLQCRGSAATLREQLEAYAAAGREIFPAYADAVDRLVTRLQANGGGENAPRLGEVMPPFVLPDETGRLVDLPSLLATGPVAVMFFRGHWCPYCRLSAIALVRAQERIRATGGRLVAITPELQSFAQRFKAETGADFPVLSDLDNGYALSLNLAIWLGSDIRELLAHQDFAAFHGNQGGLLPIPAVFVVGRDGLVKARYIDPDFRRRMEIDDLVAALAQAAPA; via the coding sequence ATGACGGCACTCTCTCCCGACGATGCCGAGCGCTTGCGGCAGGCGTTCCTGCAATGCCGCGGCAGCGCCGCAACGCTGCGTGAGCAACTGGAGGCCTATGCTGCGGCGGGCCGCGAGATCTTCCCGGCCTACGCGGACGCGGTCGACCGGCTGGTGACGCGGCTGCAGGCGAATGGCGGCGGTGAGAACGCGCCGCGCTTGGGCGAGGTGATGCCGCCATTCGTTCTGCCGGACGAGACCGGGCGGCTGGTCGATCTGCCGTCACTGCTGGCGACGGGGCCCGTCGCCGTGATGTTCTTTCGCGGCCACTGGTGTCCGTATTGTCGGCTCAGCGCCATCGCGCTCGTCCGCGCCCAAGAGCGCATTCGCGCGACTGGCGGCCGGCTCGTCGCCATCACACCGGAGCTGCAGTCCTTTGCACAGCGCTTCAAGGCCGAGACGGGGGCCGACTTTCCAGTGCTGAGCGATCTCGACAACGGCTATGCCTTGTCGCTCAACCTCGCGATCTGGCTCGGCAGCGACATCCGCGAACTGCTGGCGCATCAGGATTTCGCCGCCTTTCACGGCAACCAGGGCGGCCTGCTGCCGATCCCTGCGGTCTTCGTCGTCGGCCGGGACGGCCTCGTCAAGGCGCGCTACATCGATCCTGATTTCCGTCGCCGGATGGAGAT